In the Pseudoliparis swirei isolate HS2019 ecotype Mariana Trench chromosome 21, NWPU_hadal_v1, whole genome shotgun sequence genome, one interval contains:
- the LOC130212196 gene encoding SH3 domain-containing protein 19-like isoform X2, whose protein sequence is MAEARAVEEEDPGRDTREQVVRRSAGRRKPEHRLSQGPLSSIRAAIKRTSRSTGLPEPSRERERERERERERERERERERERERRRPEITILSAEPLSATSWFPGASGGFPPPPPPPAQIWGSTIPPSAQPPPSYEEVIREKTQEQVLLPPPASRSSSPRSASSTTIATQTDPGSAPDPDAAQGSRPVRPPRPPLRCPRASPADDITIATSQSSPDLHADLCPPSTSTSGAQTDLRVAAVPSESPGSEPRPRPRTRPGAAVRVETLVKLRDDGAATLAAATRPGAADRDAGQGKYLRELLEAFGADDWGFPEPRGDGSGLSQSEGEDEEDEEDEEDEEDEEDEEDEATLKARIRALELQQAAGGDLKRLSPPPTVAPKPQNLPPAAGAPGQGLWGGGALPDPGPPEPAPPSLACKTPEKPSESPRPPCASDPLRSGAPVPAPRPPPADPKPPPRPPVAPRAGLGAPPRDQSTEAGPAGPALPPRPSAEGGGRQAVKIGNVRPDVPNKPAALRSPRRASAPSPAPKPTSPDPDPVPPRPPGLRPAPALRKGPGIQTRPETPDPPLPPRPSSVKLLPLRPPPIKSTPGRPPPPAVGSTSSANPTATPHPPSPAPSISSTSQTTTPPPPVSANQLQPQRPSKRGPPLPPRPKPGHPLYDSYVEVLIVLDGPSERPAGDGRSQSGDGRSQSAVINTSQCLLDPQPEPQGGQSKASLEDLSLSDSQSILPVQPPEPKDQPAPAPDSGPRCVALLDYEGEEPDELTFSQGDVIALLELIGQQWGRGQIHGRGGVFPLNVVEVVEPPGSYAPKTSEDPDSKEKEEEEKEEEKKEEEEEEKDEEEEWAEALFDFSGEAADDLSFHQGALIQVTQHVDDQWRRGRVEGREGLYPTAFTQPRQAQPITGRQSAVKGVAKFDFTAESEDELTLKVGDLVAQVEVVDEQWLLGVVCGRRGIVPKNYISLL, encoded by the exons atggcCGAGGCtcgggcggtggaggaggaggacccggGGAGGGACACGCGGGAGCAAGTGGTCCGCCGCTCCgcag GACGTCGGAAGCCAGAGCATCGTCTCAg ccagGGTCCTCTCTCGTCCATCAGAGCAGCCATCAAGAGAA CCTCCAGGTCCACCGGCCTCCCTGAGCCGTctagggagcgagagagggaacgagaaagggaacgagagagggagcgagagagggagcgagagagggagcgagagaggag GCGACCTGAGATCACCATCCTGTCCGCGGAGCCGCTGTCGGCCACTTCCTGGTTCCCCGGGGCTTCTGGGGGATTcccgcctccccctccccccccagctCAGATCTGGGGGTCCACGATCCCTCCGTCcgctcag cctcctccgTCCTACGAGGAGGTGATCAGGGAGAAGACTCAGGAGCaggttctcctccctcctccagcctcccgctcctcctcgcCGCGCTCGGCGTCTTCGACAACGATCGCCACCCAGACTGACCCGGGATCAGCCCCCGACCCCGACGCCGCTCAGG GGAGCAGACCGGTGAGACCGCCGCGGCCGCCCCTCCGTTGCCCTCGAGCGTCTCcggctgatgacatcaccatcgCAACCAGCCAATCGTCACCTGACCTCCACGCCGACCTCTGCCCACCTTCGACCTCGACCTCCGGCGCTCAGACCGACCTCCGAGTCGCCGCCGTCCCGTCAGAGAGCCCCGGCTCCGAGCCCCGCCCCCGCCCGCGCACCAGGCCCGGCGCCGCGGTCAGAGTTGAGACTTTGGTGAAGCTGCGTGACGACGGCGCGGCGACGCTGGCCGCCGCCACGCGCCCGGGAGCCGCCGACCGCGACGCCGGTCAGGGGAAGTACCTCCGGGAGCTGCTGGAGGCCTTCGGCGCCGACGACTGGGGCTTCCCCGAGCCGCGCGGCGACGGCAGCGGGCTCAGCCAATCGGAgggcgaggacgaggaggacgaggaggacgaggaggacgaggaggacgaggaggacgaggaggacgaggcgaCTCTGAAGGCGAGGATCCGGGCCCTCGAGCTGCAGCAGGCGGCCGGCGGAGACCTCAAGAGGCTGtcgcccccccccaccgtcGCCCCCAAACCCCAAAACCTTCCTCCAGCAGCCGGGGCCCCCGGGCAGGGcctctgggggggcggggctctgcCGGACCCGGGGCCCCCGGAGCCCGCCCCGCCGTCGCTGGCCTGCAAAACCCCCGAGAAGCCCTCGGAGTCGCCCAGACCCCCGTGTGCCTCGGACCCCCTCCGGTCCGGGGCCCCCGTCCCGGCCCCCAGGCCCCCCCCGGCCGACCCCAAACCTCCACCAAGACCCCCGGTGGCCCCCAGGGCCGGCCTCGGGGCCCCACCCCGGGATCAGAGCACCGAGGCCGGGCCCGCCGGCCCCGCTCTGCCCCCGAGGCCCTCTGCGGAGGGCGGCGGCCGCCAGGCGG tGAAAATAGGAAACGTTCGTCCAGACGTCCCAAACAAACCAGCGGCGCTGAGGTCCCCACGGAGagccagtg CTCCGAGTCCCGCCCCCAAACCCACCTCTCCGGACCCCGACCCGGTCCCACCCAGACCTCCGGGCCTCCGACCCGCTCCGGCCCTGAGGAAAGGCCCCGGGATCCAGACCCGACCCGAGACCCCGGacccccctctgcccccccg TCCTTCGAgtgtgaagctcctcccccttcgtcCTCCTCCAATCAAATCCACCCCCGGGCGACCGCCGCCCCCAGCAGTCGGCTCAACTTCCTCAGCCAATCCGACGGCGACCCCTCATCctccaagccccgccccctccattTCCTCCACTTCACAAACCACgacgccccctcctcctgtatCGGCCAATCAGCTGCAGCCTCAACGGCCGTCAAAGAGAGGaccccctctgcccccccgcCCAAAACCTGGACACCCCCTCTACGACAGCTATgtg GAAGTCCTGATCGTCCTGGACGGCCCCTCAGAGCGCCCAGCGGGGGATGGGAGGAGCCAATCGGGGGATGGGAGGAGCCAATCCGCTGTCATCAACACATCGCagtgtctcctggacccccaaCCCGAGCCTCAGGGCGGCCAATCAAAAGCCTCCCTGGAGGACCTCAGCCTATCGGACTCCCAG TCCATTCTGCCCGTCCAGCCGCCTGAGCCCAAGGACCAGCCCGCCCCCGCCCCCGACAG cggtcCCCGCTGCGTCGCCCTCTTGGACTACGAGGGCGAGGAGCCCGACGAGCTCACCTTCTCCCAGGGCGACGTCATCGCCCTCCTGGAGCTCATTGGCCAGCagtgggggcggggccagatcCACGGGCGGGGCGGCGTGTTCCCGCTGAACGTCGTTGAGGTGGTGGAGCCGCCGGGGAGTTACG CTCCAAAGACCTCAGAGGACCCTGactcaaag gagaaggaggaagaggagaaggaagaagagaagaaggaggaggaggaagaggagaaggatgaagaggaggagtgggccgaGGCTCTGTTTGACTTCAGCGGTGAGGCTGCAGACGACCTGTccttccaccagggggcgctcaTCCAGGTGACGCAGCATGTGGACGACcagtggagaagaggaagagtggaggggagggaggggctcTACCCCACGGCCTTCACACAGCCCCGtcagg ctcagccaatcacaggccggCAGTCTGCGGTTAAAGGCGTGGCCAAGTTTGACTTCACAGCCGAGAGCGAAGACGAGCTCActctgaag gtGGGCGACCTCGTGgcccaggtggaggtggtggacgAGCAGTGGCTTCTGGGAGTTGTGTGCGGGAGGCGTGGCATCGTCCCTAAAAACTACATTTCACTTCTCTGA
- the LOC130212196 gene encoding SH3 domain-containing protein 19-like isoform X1 — MAEARAVEEEDPGRDTREQVVRRSAGRRKPEHRLSQGPLSSIRAAIKRTSRSTGLPEPSRERERERERERERERERERERERERRRPEITILSAEPLSATSWFPGASGGFPPPPPPPAQIWGSTIPPSAQPPPSYEEVIREKTQEQVLLPPPASRSSSPRSASSTTIATQTDPGSAPDPDAAQGSRPVRPPRPPLRCPRASPADDITIATSQSSPDLHADLCPPSTSTSGAQTDLRVAAVPSESPGSEPRPRPRTRPGAAVRVETLVKLRDDGAATLAAATRPGAADRDAGQGKYLRELLEAFGADDWGFPEPRGDGSGLSQSEGEDEEDEEDEEDEEDEEDEEDEATLKARIRALELQQAAGGDLKRLSPPPTVAPKPQNLPPAAGAPGQGLWGGGALPDPGPPEPAPPSLACKTPEKPSESPRPPCASDPLRSGAPVPAPRPPPADPKPPPRPPVAPRAGLGAPPRDQSTEAGPAGPALPPRPSAEGGGRQAVKIGNVRPDVPNKPAALRSPRRASAPSPAPKPTSPDPDPVPPRPPGLRPAPALRKGPGIQTRPETPDPPLPPRPSSVKLLPLRPPPIKSTPGRPPPPAVGSTSSANPTATPHPPSPAPSISSTSQTTTPPPPVSANQLQPQRPSKRGPPLPPRPKPGHPLYDSYVKQEVLIVLDGPSERPAGDGRSQSGDGRSQSAVINTSQCLLDPQPEPQGGQSKASLEDLSLSDSQSILPVQPPEPKDQPAPAPDSGPRCVALLDYEGEEPDELTFSQGDVIALLELIGQQWGRGQIHGRGGVFPLNVVEVVEPPGSYAPKTSEDPDSKEKEEEEKEEEKKEEEEEEKDEEEEWAEALFDFSGEAADDLSFHQGALIQVTQHVDDQWRRGRVEGREGLYPTAFTQPRQAQPITGRQSAVKGVAKFDFTAESEDELTLKVGDLVAQVEVVDEQWLLGVVCGRRGIVPKNYISLL, encoded by the exons atggcCGAGGCtcgggcggtggaggaggaggacccggGGAGGGACACGCGGGAGCAAGTGGTCCGCCGCTCCgcag GACGTCGGAAGCCAGAGCATCGTCTCAg ccagGGTCCTCTCTCGTCCATCAGAGCAGCCATCAAGAGAA CCTCCAGGTCCACCGGCCTCCCTGAGCCGTctagggagcgagagagggaacgagaaagggaacgagagagggagcgagagagggagcgagagagggagcgagagaggag GCGACCTGAGATCACCATCCTGTCCGCGGAGCCGCTGTCGGCCACTTCCTGGTTCCCCGGGGCTTCTGGGGGATTcccgcctccccctccccccccagctCAGATCTGGGGGTCCACGATCCCTCCGTCcgctcag cctcctccgTCCTACGAGGAGGTGATCAGGGAGAAGACTCAGGAGCaggttctcctccctcctccagcctcccgctcctcctcgcCGCGCTCGGCGTCTTCGACAACGATCGCCACCCAGACTGACCCGGGATCAGCCCCCGACCCCGACGCCGCTCAGG GGAGCAGACCGGTGAGACCGCCGCGGCCGCCCCTCCGTTGCCCTCGAGCGTCTCcggctgatgacatcaccatcgCAACCAGCCAATCGTCACCTGACCTCCACGCCGACCTCTGCCCACCTTCGACCTCGACCTCCGGCGCTCAGACCGACCTCCGAGTCGCCGCCGTCCCGTCAGAGAGCCCCGGCTCCGAGCCCCGCCCCCGCCCGCGCACCAGGCCCGGCGCCGCGGTCAGAGTTGAGACTTTGGTGAAGCTGCGTGACGACGGCGCGGCGACGCTGGCCGCCGCCACGCGCCCGGGAGCCGCCGACCGCGACGCCGGTCAGGGGAAGTACCTCCGGGAGCTGCTGGAGGCCTTCGGCGCCGACGACTGGGGCTTCCCCGAGCCGCGCGGCGACGGCAGCGGGCTCAGCCAATCGGAgggcgaggacgaggaggacgaggaggacgaggaggacgaggaggacgaggaggacgaggaggacgaggcgaCTCTGAAGGCGAGGATCCGGGCCCTCGAGCTGCAGCAGGCGGCCGGCGGAGACCTCAAGAGGCTGtcgcccccccccaccgtcGCCCCCAAACCCCAAAACCTTCCTCCAGCAGCCGGGGCCCCCGGGCAGGGcctctgggggggcggggctctgcCGGACCCGGGGCCCCCGGAGCCCGCCCCGCCGTCGCTGGCCTGCAAAACCCCCGAGAAGCCCTCGGAGTCGCCCAGACCCCCGTGTGCCTCGGACCCCCTCCGGTCCGGGGCCCCCGTCCCGGCCCCCAGGCCCCCCCCGGCCGACCCCAAACCTCCACCAAGACCCCCGGTGGCCCCCAGGGCCGGCCTCGGGGCCCCACCCCGGGATCAGAGCACCGAGGCCGGGCCCGCCGGCCCCGCTCTGCCCCCGAGGCCCTCTGCGGAGGGCGGCGGCCGCCAGGCGG tGAAAATAGGAAACGTTCGTCCAGACGTCCCAAACAAACCAGCGGCGCTGAGGTCCCCACGGAGagccagtg CTCCGAGTCCCGCCCCCAAACCCACCTCTCCGGACCCCGACCCGGTCCCACCCAGACCTCCGGGCCTCCGACCCGCTCCGGCCCTGAGGAAAGGCCCCGGGATCCAGACCCGACCCGAGACCCCGGacccccctctgcccccccg TCCTTCGAgtgtgaagctcctcccccttcgtcCTCCTCCAATCAAATCCACCCCCGGGCGACCGCCGCCCCCAGCAGTCGGCTCAACTTCCTCAGCCAATCCGACGGCGACCCCTCATCctccaagccccgccccctccattTCCTCCACTTCACAAACCACgacgccccctcctcctgtatCGGCCAATCAGCTGCAGCCTCAACGGCCGTCAAAGAGAGGaccccctctgcccccccgcCCAAAACCTGGACACCCCCTCTACGACAGCTATgtg AAACAGGAAGTCCTGATCGTCCTGGACGGCCCCTCAGAGCGCCCAGCGGGGGATGGGAGGAGCCAATCGGGGGATGGGAGGAGCCAATCCGCTGTCATCAACACATCGCagtgtctcctggacccccaaCCCGAGCCTCAGGGCGGCCAATCAAAAGCCTCCCTGGAGGACCTCAGCCTATCGGACTCCCAG TCCATTCTGCCCGTCCAGCCGCCTGAGCCCAAGGACCAGCCCGCCCCCGCCCCCGACAG cggtcCCCGCTGCGTCGCCCTCTTGGACTACGAGGGCGAGGAGCCCGACGAGCTCACCTTCTCCCAGGGCGACGTCATCGCCCTCCTGGAGCTCATTGGCCAGCagtgggggcggggccagatcCACGGGCGGGGCGGCGTGTTCCCGCTGAACGTCGTTGAGGTGGTGGAGCCGCCGGGGAGTTACG CTCCAAAGACCTCAGAGGACCCTGactcaaag gagaaggaggaagaggagaaggaagaagagaagaaggaggaggaggaagaggagaaggatgaagaggaggagtgggccgaGGCTCTGTTTGACTTCAGCGGTGAGGCTGCAGACGACCTGTccttccaccagggggcgctcaTCCAGGTGACGCAGCATGTGGACGACcagtggagaagaggaagagtggaggggagggaggggctcTACCCCACGGCCTTCACACAGCCCCGtcagg ctcagccaatcacaggccggCAGTCTGCGGTTAAAGGCGTGGCCAAGTTTGACTTCACAGCCGAGAGCGAAGACGAGCTCActctgaag gtGGGCGACCTCGTGgcccaggtggaggtggtggacgAGCAGTGGCTTCTGGGAGTTGTGTGCGGGAGGCGTGGCATCGTCCCTAAAAACTACATTTCACTTCTCTGA